One Methanosphaera sp. WGK6 genomic region harbors:
- a CDS encoding glycosyltransferase family 2 protein, whose product MTKTDIPPITSDIYIILSCYNEEETLEDVVTNLVTRGFKVLIIDDGSKDNSPKIARKLVKKYSPMVYHYRHAINIGLGGAIQTGIKAALSKNADIMITFDADGQHNPDDLYNMYPPLQNGEADIVIAARDFNDMPTGRRFGNTVMNQITYIFQGKMVKDSQSGLRAFTADTARKLQLKSPQYGVSSEIIGEIKRRKLKLKEVPMTTIYDQRTIEKGTNTLVGIKIILEFLNETIK is encoded by the coding sequence ATGACAAAAACAGATATTCCACCAATAACATCAGATATATACATAATACTTTCCTGTTACAATGAAGAAGAAACACTAGAAGACGTTGTTACAAATCTAGTGACAAGAGGATTCAAAGTTCTAATAATTGATGATGGATCTAAAGATAATAGTCCTAAAATAGCAAGAAAATTAGTTAAAAAATATTCACCTATGGTTTATCATTATAGACATGCAATAAATATAGGACTAGGAGGAGCTATTCAGACAGGAATTAAAGCAGCACTTAGTAAAAATGCTGATATAATGATTACATTTGATGCTGATGGTCAACATAACCCTGATGACTTATATAATATGTATCCACCATTACAAAATGGTGAAGCTGATATAGTTATAGCAGCTAGAGATTTTAATGATATGCCAACAGGAAGAAGATTTGGTAATACTGTGATGAATCAAATAACATATATTTTCCAAGGAAAAATGGTGAAAGATTCTCAGTCCGGATTAAGAGCTTTTACGGCAGATACTGCAAGAAAATTACAACTTAAATCACCACAGTATGGTGTTTCATCAGAAATTATTGGTGAAATTAAACGACGAAAACTTAAACTAAAAGAAGTTCCCATGACCACAATCTATGATCAAAGAACCATAGAAAAAGGAACTAACACACTAGTAGGTATAAAAATTATCTTGGAATTTCTTAATGAAACAATTAAATAA
- a CDS encoding flavodoxin family protein produces MKVIGIVGSPRSNGNTEILVKAALKEIDEENIDVELITLHDKNIQFCIGCDNCKKDNKCMINDDMSEITEKIRYADGIIMSSPVYFGDMTGLAKTFIDRLRPLRNIHAFKNTVCGAISTGGFRNGGQESTIASIHDFFLIQGGIIVGDDRPTAHYGGTGAGNTSEDEIGITTSINLAKRMIYLIKLINK; encoded by the coding sequence ATGAAAGTTATAGGAATTGTAGGAAGTCCAAGAAGTAATGGTAATACAGAAATTCTTGTTAAAGCTGCACTTAAAGAAATTGATGAAGAAAATATTGATGTTGAACTCATAACATTACATGATAAAAATATTCAATTTTGCATTGGATGTGATAACTGTAAAAAAGATAATAAATGCATGATTAATGATGATATGTCTGAAATTACAGAAAAAATAAGATATGCTGATGGTATTATTATGAGTAGTCCTGTTTATTTTGGAGATATGACTGGTCTTGCTAAAACATTTATTGATAGACTTCGACCATTACGTAATATTCATGCCTTTAAAAATACTGTTTGTGGAGCTATAAGTACTGGAGGATTCCGTAATGGCGGACAAGAAAGTACTATTGCATCTATTCATGATTTTTTCCTCATTCAAGGTGGAATTATTGTAGGTGATGATAGACCTACTGCCCATTATGGAGGAACAGGTGCTGGAAATACAAGTGAAGATGAAATTGGTATTACAACATCCATAAATTTAGCTAAAAGAATGATTTATTTAATTAAATTAATTAACAAATAA
- a CDS encoding glycosyltransferase family 4 protein: protein MKFCMILEFFVPYYNGGGERRYYELTKRLVEKGHEVDILTMKIKNTEEHEVQEGINIYHIGPTIENPPQRSKQDFIVYGRAVLKWLHSHNYDIIDAQSYSPLLPATMYSKRVNIPVIGTIYDTSTNNQDQWIQSSSLAYKAEKFLVKRPFTKILTVSRATEKSLVNDFNVDANKIEVNYIGVDLESIDSVKCNKKDNNRVLFVGRLVPHKHVDHLLKIINNLKEKIPGIHLVIVGKGIEKDNLLHYISENSLEDYVEFMQDLSNEELIYQMKLANILALPSTREGFGMVLSEANACHTPTIAYASGGVVEVVDDTKTGYLVEPEDIDTFQEKIEYILNNKNVEEKLGLQGRKNVEEKFNWDNIVLEYINLASKLINCKNMKK from the coding sequence ATGAAATTTTGCATGATACTTGAATTTTTTGTACCTTATTATAATGGTGGCGGTGAAAGACGTTACTATGAATTAACTAAACGTTTAGTTGAAAAAGGTCATGAAGTTGATATTTTAACAATGAAAATTAAAAATACTGAAGAACATGAAGTTCAAGAAGGTATTAATATTTATCATATCGGTCCTACTATTGAAAATCCCCCACAAAGGTCAAAACAGGATTTTATTGTCTATGGACGTGCTGTTCTTAAATGGTTACATAGTCATAACTATGATATTATTGATGCACAATCATATTCACCATTACTTCCAGCAACAATGTATTCTAAAAGAGTAAATATTCCAGTAATTGGTACAATATATGATACTAGTACAAATAATCAAGACCAATGGATTCAATCATCATCACTTGCATATAAAGCTGAAAAATTCCTTGTTAAAAGACCATTTACTAAAATATTAACAGTTAGTAGAGCTACTGAAAAATCACTTGTAAATGATTTTAATGTTGATGCAAATAAAATTGAAGTTAATTACATTGGTGTTGATCTTGAAAGTATTGATAGTGTAAAGTGTAATAAAAAAGATAATAATCGTGTATTATTTGTAGGAAGACTCGTTCCTCATAAACATGTGGATCATTTATTAAAAATAATTAATAATCTTAAAGAAAAAATACCAGGTATTCATCTAGTTATTGTTGGTAAAGGAATTGAAAAAGATAATTTACTTCATTATATATCCGAAAATAGTTTAGAAGATTATGTTGAATTCATGCAAGATTTAAGTAATGAAGAATTAATTTATCAAATGAAACTAGCTAATATTTTAGCATTACCATCTACTAGAGAAGGATTTGGAATGGTATTATCTGAGGCAAATGCTTGTCACACACCTACAATTGCCTATGCTTCAGGAGGAGTTGTAGAAGTAGTTGATGATACAAAAACAGGATATCTAGTAGAACCAGAAGATATTGATACATTTCAAGAAAAAATTGAATATATACTAAATAATAAGAATGTGGAAGAAAAACTAGGACTCCAAGGAAGAAAAAATGTTGAAGAAAAATTTAACTGGGATAATATTGTTTTAGAATATATTAATTTAGCATCCAAACTTATTAATTGTAAAAATATGAAAAAATAA
- the rfbC gene encoding dTDP-4-dehydrorhamnose 3,5-epimerase — MAKFTFNKTSIEGVYIIETQVFGDERGYFMETYQKDVFDEAGLEFNFVQDNQSRSKKGVLRGLHFQYTQPQGKLVRVIKGEVFDVAVDLRKDSPTYGKWEGVILSEENKKQFYIPEGFAHGFVVLSDIAEFTYKCTDFYKADDEGGIKWDDPEIGIKWPIDDIDEIILSEKDQKWKPLSETEIDF, encoded by the coding sequence ATGGCAAAATTTACATTTAATAAAACATCCATAGAAGGAGTTTATATAATAGAAACACAAGTATTTGGTGATGAAAGAGGATATTTCATGGAAACATACCAGAAAGATGTCTTTGATGAAGCAGGACTTGAATTTAATTTTGTACAAGATAACCAATCACGATCTAAAAAAGGTGTTTTAAGAGGACTGCACTTCCAATACACTCAACCTCAAGGAAAACTAGTTAGAGTAATAAAAGGTGAAGTATTTGATGTAGCAGTAGATCTTCGTAAAGATTCACCAACCTATGGTAAATGGGAAGGAGTTATTCTTTCTGAAGAAAATAAGAAACAATTCTACATTCCAGAAGGATTTGCTCATGGATTTGTAGTATTATCAGATATCGCAGAATTCACATATAAATGCACAGATTTCTATAAAGCTGATGATGAAGGTGGAATTAAATGGGATGATCCTGAAATTGGAATAAAATGGCCAATAGATGATATTGATGAAATAATTCTATCTGAAAAAGATCAAAAATGGAAACCCTTATCAGAAACAGAAATCGACTTTTAA
- a CDS encoding flavin reductase family protein, whose amino-acid sequence MKSEAEINKSRIEPKPNTIISCRKDGKDNALAVGLAANASLEPAMVIIGIVPSRYSYPMIKETGQFVVNIPAKNYADEFMYLGTVSGTDEDKLANLNTCDADIIDAPILIDCPVNFECTVIDSITPENGTHELFIGKIEKVHCDKEYLEDGLIQWDKIDLL is encoded by the coding sequence ATGAAATCTGAAGCTGAAATAAACAAATCACGAATTGAACCAAAACCCAATACAATTATATCCTGTCGTAAAGATGGAAAAGATAATGCATTAGCAGTAGGATTAGCAGCAAATGCAAGTTTAGAACCAGCAATGGTTATAATTGGAATTGTACCAAGTAGATATTCTTATCCTATGATAAAAGAAACTGGACAATTTGTAGTAAATATACCTGCTAAAAATTATGCTGATGAGTTTATGTATCTCGGAACTGTGTCAGGAACAGATGAAGATAAATTAGCAAATCTAAATACATGTGATGCAGATATTATTGATGCACCAATACTTATAGATTGTCCTGTTAACTTTGAATGTACAGTGATTGATTCAATAACTCCTGAAAATGGTACTCATGAATTATTTATTGGAAAAATAGAAAAAGTACATTGTGATAAAGAATACTTAGAAGATGGATTAATCCAATGGGATAAAATAGACTTATTATAA
- the gshAB gene encoding bifunctional glutamate--cysteine ligase GshA/glutathione synthetase GshB, producing MQDYFTIDTIKKILRPEEILSGNFGLEKEGLRITSDGKLALTPHPEIFGKKLENPYITTDFSESQVEIVTPTFHSIDEAYHYLSFIVDIVNTNISDDEYIWNSSIPCIIPSSDKIPLAKYSDNIDGEKARTYRKNLAAKYGTKKQLISGIHYNFSFTEETIKKLHEKYPKNIDYKEFKNQLYLKIVRNYLRYKWLIIYLTGASVGAHETFTTECTTLMNKKDEKNSFYSTEGPSFRNASCGYKNLIQLYPRYDSLNNYISDVNSFIDKGLLSEAKELYTQIRLKPKDRDNVLKSLKQDGILYIEIRTVDINPFDKCGITKLDMKFIHLFIIYLLITKETKYEKWQEDSVINEELTAQLGYKTDTKLIKDGKEITIKEWATEILDNMKKMNNDLQLNSEDILNKIQEKIENPSKTYGKELAKIIKYNGFIDSQISIAKHNKETSFNIIDFDYIKNDEKLYEFYTKSLPNKKI from the coding sequence ATGCAAGATTATTTTACAATAGATACAATAAAAAAGATACTCCGTCCAGAAGAGATACTATCAGGTAACTTCGGACTAGAAAAAGAAGGACTTAGAATAACATCTGATGGAAAACTAGCTCTAACACCACATCCAGAAATATTTGGAAAAAAACTAGAAAATCCATACATAACCACAGATTTCTCAGAAAGCCAAGTAGAAATAGTTACACCAACATTCCACTCAATAGATGAAGCATATCACTATCTTTCTTTTATTGTTGACATTGTAAATACAAATATTTCAGATGATGAATACATATGGAACTCATCTATTCCATGTATAATACCTTCATCAGACAAAATACCCCTAGCTAAATACTCAGATAATATAGATGGAGAAAAAGCTAGAACATATAGAAAAAACCTAGCAGCAAAATATGGAACAAAAAAACAATTAATTTCAGGAATACATTATAATTTCTCATTCACAGAAGAAACCATTAAGAAATTACATGAAAAATATCCTAAAAACATTGATTATAAAGAATTTAAAAACCAACTATACCTAAAAATAGTGCGAAACTACCTACGATATAAATGGCTAATCATATATTTAACAGGAGCATCAGTAGGAGCTCATGAAACATTCACAACAGAATGCACAACTCTTATGAATAAAAAAGATGAAAAAAATAGTTTTTACAGTACCGAAGGACCGTCATTTAGAAATGCATCCTGTGGTTATAAAAATCTCATTCAACTATATCCAAGATATGATTCATTAAACAATTATATTAGTGATGTTAATAGTTTTATTGATAAAGGCTTATTATCAGAAGCAAAAGAATTATACACACAAATAAGATTAAAACCAAAAGATAGAGATAATGTTTTAAAATCATTAAAACAAGATGGAATATTATACATAGAAATAAGAACCGTTGACATTAACCCATTCGATAAATGTGGTATTACCAAACTAGACATGAAATTCATACACTTATTTATCATATATTTACTCATAACAAAAGAAACAAAATATGAAAAATGGCAAGAAGATAGTGTTATTAATGAAGAACTAACTGCCCAACTAGGCTATAAAACAGATACAAAGTTAATTAAAGATGGAAAAGAAATAACTATCAAAGAATGGGCAACAGAAATTTTAGATAATATGAAAAAAATGAATAATGATTTACAACTAAATTCAGAAGATATACTAAATAAAATTCAAGAAAAAATAGAAAATCCATCAAAAACATATGGTAAAGAACTAGCTAAAATTATTAAATACAACGGATTCATAGATAGTCAAATATCCATAGCTAAACATAATAAAGAAACAAGCTTTAATATTATAGATTTTGATTATATAAAAAATGATGAGAAACTTTATGAATTCTACACTAAATCTCTACCCAACAAAAAAATATAA